One segment of Chthoniobacterales bacterium DNA contains the following:
- a CDS encoding pepsin/retropepsin-like aspartic protease family protein — protein MRKIVAALLAAAFFALPAMAAPARRGPSNSGALLYEALPLIRSTQNHLLVRAEINGKPALLGVDSGAPVSAISIKRRAYFGMAPISGKSAIPSRLSINGAFNTVAIARNLRLGSLNLVDEPMVLVDLGGLRRSTKGDEIDGILGADVLFPTKALLDCQRQILVLKINPSVPGRVPGFDFSGFRGIPIHVSDGYNLYVDGSVNGIKAKLMVDTGAFATLLHSRFVRRMRIPLRDTPFSSSGVNLKQRGVQIATISRFSIGSMDMRSNDVGVINLEGLIHGGLLNASPPVAGLLGSEILRRYHGIIDFGTKTLYLRR, from the coding sequence TTGCGAAAAATCGTAGCCGCGCTTCTGGCCGCCGCGTTTTTCGCCCTCCCGGCGATGGCGGCTCCCGCCCGGCGGGGTCCCTCGAACTCGGGAGCTTTGCTCTACGAAGCGCTGCCCCTGATTCGCTCGACCCAAAATCATTTGCTGGTCCGCGCCGAAATTAATGGCAAGCCGGCCCTTCTCGGGGTGGACTCTGGCGCGCCGGTCAGCGCCATTTCCATCAAACGTCGCGCCTATTTCGGAATGGCCCCGATCTCCGGCAAGTCGGCCATCCCATCGCGCTTGAGCATCAACGGCGCGTTCAACACCGTGGCGATCGCCCGCAATCTTCGGCTCGGCTCGCTCAATCTCGTGGACGAGCCAATGGTGCTGGTGGACCTCGGCGGCCTGCGCCGCTCGACCAAAGGCGACGAGATCGATGGAATCCTCGGCGCGGACGTTTTGTTCCCCACCAAGGCGCTCCTGGATTGCCAGCGGCAGATCCTCGTTCTCAAGATAAATCCGAGCGTGCCGGGGCGCGTGCCCGGATTCGACTTCAGCGGATTTCGCGGCATCCCGATCCACGTCAGCGACGGCTATAATCTTTACGTCGACGGCAGCGTGAATGGGATTAAGGCGAAATTGATGGTGGACACGGGCGCGTTCGCCACCCTCCTGCATTCACGCTTTGTCCGGCGGATGCGAATTCCGTTGCGCGACACGCCGTTCAGTTCCTCCGGGGTAAATCTGAAACAGCGCGGCGTCCAGATCGCGACCATCTCGCGTTTTTCCATCGGCTCGATGGATATGCGGAGCAACGATGTCGGCGTCATTAATCTCGAAGGATTAATCCACGGCGGTTTGCTGAACGCTTCGCCGCCAGTCGCCGGTCTGCTGGGCTCAGAAATCCTGCGCCGTTATCACGGCATCATCGATTTCGGAACGAAGACGCTGTACCTCAGGCGGTGA
- a CDS encoding PH domain-containing protein: MAEETIWRGTASQLKNLGCFILCFLFCWLIVPIFIGLRRYLETKNQVYELTSERVKMSQGIFSKVTETLELYRVKDIETSQPFIYRMVGLENIKVNTSDLSSPVILIDGLPQSVGFADKLRNQVEIIRTQKKVRELDIE; this comes from the coding sequence ATGGCGGAAGAAACGATCTGGCGCGGGACGGCCTCGCAACTGAAAAATCTCGGTTGTTTCATTCTCTGCTTCCTTTTCTGCTGGCTCATCGTGCCGATCTTTATCGGGCTGCGGCGGTATCTCGAAACCAAGAACCAGGTGTACGAGTTGACGAGCGAGCGTGTGAAAATGAGCCAGGGAATTTTCAGCAAGGTCACTGAAACGCTGGAGCTGTATCGGGTCAAAGACATCGAAACGTCCCAACCGTTCATCTACAGAATGGTCGGGTTGGAAAACATCAAGGTGAACACTTCCGATCTGTCGTCGCCGGTTATTTTGATCGACGGCCTCCCCCAAAGCGTTGGGTTCGCCGACAAACTCCGGAACCAGGTCGAGATCATCCGCACCCAGAAGAAGGTGCGGGAGCTGGATATCGAGTAG
- a CDS encoding NDP-sugar synthase, whose amino-acid sequence MITKAFVLGAGLGMRLRPLTEDLPKPLTPIYQKPLITFVLDHLISIGVRSFVINTHHRPEPFGELFAESAYRGHPVELVHEPEILGTGGGIKNVERLFRDELFISYSGDLLTDIELQPLLDEHFRAGNDVTLALRETHLGKDVALEGNRVVDITNRYGREGRYDFAGICVWTRAVFERIPPAQHVSYVSTLIEWIGQGGKIGGVVANEGGWFNIGDRREYLDVHRTIANENWRPAYVREADWPARIAATAKIDPSARLSGFYSIGADCVIAEGATIENTILWPGAQIASQSQLQGCIVRARKQAQGTLRDTDI is encoded by the coding sequence ATGATCACGAAGGCATTCGTCCTCGGCGCCGGGCTCGGAATGCGGTTGCGACCGCTCACCGAAGATCTGCCCAAGCCGCTGACCCCAATTTATCAAAAGCCGCTGATCACCTTCGTGCTCGATCACCTGATCTCGATCGGGGTGCGATCGTTCGTGATTAACACGCACCACCGGCCTGAGCCGTTCGGGGAATTGTTCGCGGAAAGCGCTTACCGCGGCCATCCCGTCGAGCTGGTCCACGAGCCGGAAATTCTCGGGACGGGCGGCGGCATCAAAAACGTGGAGCGTTTGTTCCGCGACGAACTCTTTATTTCCTACAGCGGCGACCTGCTCACCGACATCGAGCTTCAGCCATTGCTCGACGAGCATTTCCGGGCCGGAAACGACGTCACGCTGGCCTTGCGCGAGACGCATCTCGGGAAAGACGTCGCGTTGGAGGGAAACCGCGTTGTCGACATCACCAATCGATATGGCCGGGAGGGCCGCTACGATTTTGCCGGTATTTGTGTCTGGACGCGTGCGGTTTTCGAGCGGATCCCGCCGGCCCAGCATGTTTCCTATGTTTCGACTCTGATAGAATGGATCGGCCAGGGCGGAAAGATCGGCGGGGTGGTCGCGAACGAAGGCGGTTGGTTCAACATCGGCGACCGCCGGGAGTACCTGGATGTGCACCGGACTATCGCGAATGAGAATTGGCGGCCGGCCTATGTCCGGGAAGCAGATTGGCCGGCGCGCATTGCGGCAACGGCCAAAATCGATCCAAGCGCGCGGCTTTCAGGGTTTTATTCCATAGGGGCCGATTGTGTCATTGCCGAGGGGGCCACCATCGAGAACACAATTCTCTGGCCGGGCGCACAAATCGCTTCCCAATCGCAGCTTCAGGGTTGTATTGTCCGCGCCCGCAAACAGGCCCAGGGAACACTCCGTGACACCGACATCTAA